In Elephas maximus indicus isolate mEleMax1 chromosome 5, mEleMax1 primary haplotype, whole genome shotgun sequence, the sequence AAATTTCAGCTTGGATCAGGCTTAGCTGCATGCCCCAGAAAACCTTCAAATAGCAGTGGTTTACTCAAGGGGGCAGTAGCCGGGTAGAAGAGGGGCAGAGGATACATGCCAGCTCCCTTCCAACGCAGGCTCCCTGAAGCTGCCAGAGATCCTTCTGCTTTTACTCCTGTCACTGGCtgcacctagctgcaagggaggctgggaggtGTGGTCTCCAGTTGGGATGGTGTATAAAGAGCCAGAGAGTAAATAcgttaggctttgtgggccatgtgGCTTTTCATGGCTATGTGACTCTGCAGAAGCAGCTGTAGACaattgttttaggctgggttctctagagaagcaaaactagtgaagcacgTATCTAtagcaagagagaaaaagaagagagatttatctcaaggaaatggctcacatggttgtagaggctggcaagttccaagtccatgggtcagtgTCAGGCTAGAgggttctcctgactcacatagctgcaggggccatGAACCTAAGATcgacaggtcagatggcaggctgctggctcacacaTTGCAACAAATCTCGAGATTGACAGACAGTATGACAGGCTttcgtcccaagaactggagatcaattgatgacaagctggatgaaGGATCCAGGACAAgcgagtgagctttgccagaacatccatataggatacaggccacacccccaaggaaacgcttttcaactggttggctgcttccatcagatcacaaaatggaggatgattacatcagatcacaaaatggggcatgactacatcattacataactgccaaactcctGAGGattacagcccagccaagttaacacgcAGCCTTAGCCATCACAACTATGTACAAATGAATGGGCATAGTTGTGTCCCAAGAAGACCTTATAAGCTCTGAAATGTGGATTTCATGTAATTTTAATGTGTGGTGAAGTATTTttatttcaaccatttaaaaatataaaaaccattcttGGCTTGGGGGCTGTACACAAGTGGGAGGTGGGCAGGTCAGTTCGGGGCCATACTGGTTGGCCCTGCCCCAGAAGGGGAGAATGGAGATGAGGAGACAGCCAGGGGTCTCTGCCGCACGTGAGGACCGTGTCCATGTAGAGGGAGCGTGTACTTAATTTGGAGAGGAACCGACGAACCCGCTTGTCCTTCACGGGCTGGGCTCTTGGCTGAAGCTGGCTTGTACCTGTAGGTCTTCAGAGGAGCAGCTGTGCCACGCCTACCACCTGCTGATGAGCCAGCTGAACCAGGAGCATGCCGAGATCCGCCTCTCTGCCTTCCAGGTGGTAGATGCACTCTTCGCCCGGTCACATCAGTTCAGGGTACTGGTCGTTTCCAACTTCCAGGAGTTCCTGGAGCTGACGCTAGGCACGGATCACGAGCAGCCCCTGCCGCCTCCCAGGGAGGTGGCCCAGAAACTGCGGCGGGCTGCCATCCAGGCTGTCGAGAGGTGGAACGAGAAGTACGGCGAGGCCTACAAGAAGCTGGCCTTGGGCTACCACTTCTTACGACACAACAAACAGGTGGGTAGGCCTGATGCGACGTCGTGTTGGTGGCCCACTGGGTGTCCTGGAGGAGGAGAGTGGAGGGGGGAGCTAACACTCTTCCTGATGAGTCTGGTGTGCAGGGAGGACGTCGGTACCCGGGTGCCCAGCCCTGCGCAGCCTCCTCTTCTCTGCCGTGGGGTTCTGCATCAGACTGATGACTCTGCTGTAGCGGGCACAGTAGTGGATTTGGGAGTGTATTTCAATGGCAGAAAGGAAATGACTTGCTGGACTAGCTGTGGCATTGTGGGAGAGGATGGGCCCAGGATAACCTGTGGGGGGGGGCGGTGTTTCTCCAGGTGTTTCTCCAGGATAACCAGCAGGGGGACTGACTGATGGATGGGGTTCAGtataaggagtggctggtaggcggGGTCCAGAATAGCGAGGTGGGCCCAGgataaggaggggctggtgggtggaGTCCAGCATAGCCAGCAGGGAGGCTGGTGGGTGGGGTCCAGGATAGCCAACAGGGGGCTGGTGGGTGGGGTCCAGGATAGCAAGCAGGAGCCTGGTGGGCGGGGTCCAGGATAACTATCAGGCGGGCTGGTGGCGGGTGGGCTTCAGGATAACCAGCAGTGGAGGAATTAGctggatccctgggtggcatatcTGGTTAGGTCCTAAACTATGATTAACCgaaggattggtggttcaaactgacccagaggcgcctcagaaggtAGGCCTGGCGgtttgcttcctaaaggtcacagccttgaaaaccctgtggcccacagttcaactctgcacacatggggtggccatgagtcggaattgactcgacagtgacTAACAACGACTGGGGCAGGACCTGAGGAGGTGCAGCTCCTGGGGGAGACACACACCCTCATCTCCACGTGTGGAGGGAGCTGAGCCAGGGACCCAGGTTCTGCACTTGTGTGAGGtagatctggaaaaaaaaaaaggagaaagtaaaattcaGCCTCCCAAATGCAAATCTCTCCTTTGACAGTGCGTTCCTGGACTGAGGTCCTCACACCTTGCAACGCAGATCCCCACCTGGGTTCTGGGTGCGCTCTGGCTCATGCTGGACACTGATGGAATCCGCAAGATTTGCCGCTGCAGTCCCAGGCCTCGATGTCCtcgttccttccttcctcccccactTTTCCCACTTTCACGTTGGTTCTCACCTTGAGGAACCTCAACCTTGCCGGTGCTGATATTCTAGCCGGCAGACCCCTCAGCCCCCTTCGGTTGTGGGCCTGTGGGCGATCAGCCTTTCCCGGGGTGCACACAGATGCCCAGGCAGTACCTGTAGCCCCTCAGTCCTGTCAACAGCCTTTGCTCCCCAGGTGGCTCGTTTTGCCTGTGTAATTCTTACCTAAGATAGCAATGCTGCTGGCTGTTCTTTTCCAGGAGCTAGACTTCAGAATAACGTTTTAaaatacaactgaaaaaaaaagatcagagttCTTGGCTGTGACTTGATGCTGTTAAATCTTTTATAAAACAACTTTTGACTtctgttttatttgtgttttttattgATGGGTCTAATACTTATTCTCAATTTCTCAGGTAGACTTTCAAGATGTCAACGCTAGGACCTtggcagaaagaaagagagaggaagagaagcaaAAACGCTTGGATAACATCTACAAAGAGCGAGCCAAGCAGGCCGAAAGGGAGATGGAAGGTAGGCCACCAGACCTGGGGGTGCGCTTTTCCCTGCACCTTTACCGGGGAGACTCACCCACCTCCCGTGAGGCTGCACCCACTCTGCAGGATCCTGGTCGTCACTTTCCCCATGGCAGAGCTCCTAGGGCCGCCCAGTCCTCTGCCAgccaccacctcctccatccTGGCCTCGGGCTTCCCCAGGTGGGGAAGAGGGCAGGTGAGGGGACAGGCTAGGTAGAGACAGCTCAGGTTGGAGAGCTGACTGTGCAGCCCGAGACTCCAGCTCTGTTCCCAAAGACCCTACCATAGGCAAGCCTGGGTGTTCTCCAGTCTCCAGTGAGAAACAGCCTGCCCGGGAGGGCCCGCTGCAGGCCATCCATGCCCTTCTTCACCCCCTGGTGGCTATGCTCGTGTATGACTGTTTCCTGTAAGGGCCACCTGGGCACAGATGctgaggagagaggagggaagaagtagagggagagagagggaaagagagaggggagaTTAAAAGGGGAGGGAAGctgagagggagagaagggacagaggatgagagagagaaaaggaaggagaaaacagGGCAGGGAGGcatggaggagggagggaggcgtCTGTGCAGGCTGGGGTCTGAGCTTCATGGCCTGGCTGAGCCCCACCTCTTACCTCCTGGCAGGCAGCCTCTTAGAGGGTGTGAGGGGCACAGAAGAAGAGGGGCCACGGCGCCAGTGACCAGAGCAGTGTCCTCTGAGCTTGGCAGTGGCGATGGCTCTGGGTCCTCTAGGTGCCAGGCTTCAAGGGCTCAGTTCTGTACCTGGGAGCCTCCTGCAGACCCAGACACCCTGTTGCTGGGCGTGGCCCTGTCCAAAGGCCACTTCTGGGTGGCTCTGGCCCCATGGAGAAACCCTGGCCCAGGTGTGATCAAACAGGAGCAGCTGAGTTCTGGGGCCTCTGAGGGGGCCGCTGGAGAGCAGGCGTCTGAGATTCATGAGGAGGGTCTGCAAGGAGACGCGCCCTGGGAACTGATGTGTGTCGTTTTAGCTCCCACCTGCCCGTCCCTCTCCTGAAGGCACCCCTGCCCCGGGTAGagcatctcacttggtattctgtgAAGCACCAGTGAACTTCCATCATGGCTCAAGTTCAGGCCTGAGGGGTTATTGCCAGCCGTGCCATTGCACGTGACCTTGCAGGCTGGCTGCTGGGTTGGAAGTTTATCGAGCAATGAACCGGCCTCCATCAATACGTGCACCCGGGACACTGGCTTCTATTGTCGGTGGGGGAGCTAGAAAGATCCCGGGGGTGGCAGGCAGAGGCGTGCCCTAGGCGCTGTGTGTTTGGGGAGACTGTGCACCTGGGGCACCCCAGCCAATTGGTGCTGAACGGCCCTCCCTCCATAGGTGGACGGGGTTTCCTGCTGAGGGGCACTGTTCGCCTAGCTCTTCCATCAGCGGGTCTCATCTTTTGGCAGAACTGTCTGAAGAAATCCGATCCTGCCTGACGGAAGTGGAGAACTGCTTTCAGCTGTTAGTGCCCTTCGACTTGGCCACTGGCCCCGGGGCCACCTGCCCTGTTGTGGCCCCGAGGGTAGCTGCTGAGGATGCCCCTCCCTCCTCGAGCCTCGGCCCGGCCCCCCCTGGCCCCCAGGATGAGGAGCAGCCCTGTTGCAGCAGAGCCCTGCCTGCCTTTCCACGCTGCCTGGAAGCCATCAGCCGTGGAGAGGCAGAGGCAGCCCCGGGGGACCTGTCAGAGGAGGAGCACGAGGACCACCTGGAAGAGTTCATCCGGAGCCACGGGCTTGGCTCGCACAAGTACACGTTGGACCTGGAGCTCTGCTCAGGTAACTTGGCCACCTTCCTTCGTCGCTGGTACTCCTGAGCCCCCAGGGTGTCCCCACAGCAGAGCCTGACCCTGGACCTGCAGCCTCAGCCTCCTTGGCTGTGGCTGGTGGCAGGGACACTTCCGAGAGCACATTGACTGGTCTGGCATCTCACGGTAGCTCCCGGCGGGCTCTGAGCAGGGCAGGGACCCCGGTGTGAGGGGCTGGGTAAGAAGGACCCTCTTGTGACAGGGGCTCCTGGGAAGGGGGTGGAGCGTCCTGCCTGGTCAGTGGCCCAGCCAGCAGTGCACAGAGAACTAAACTTGCTGCAGGTGAGCATGCCCTGGGACTGAAGCAGCAATAGCACTGGTTCCCGGGCTGGCACATGGGGTGAAAAGCCAGCATCCATATGTTGAGTGGCCATATCACCTGTGTGCCGGCATGTAACTTATTATGATACACGTCTGCTCACCAGGTGTATAAGCTCCACCGTGGTGAGCAGCATGCCTGACAGTCTGATGGTCAGGAGGAGTGGCCACTGGCCAACCAGGGAGGTGGAGGGCTGGGGCATCAGCCTGCCAAGGCCGGGGTTGGGAAGCACAGGGCAGAGTCCTTGGCACTAGGTGGTGCTTGTCCAGGATAGAAAGGCCAGGGTGGCTGGGGCTCAGGGAGGGAGGTGGGCCGGGTGGAGAGGCTGGCTGGGTGGGCCACTCAGGACCTGGGGCTGGGGGTACTCTGGAGGGACAGCCTGGGAAGACCCCCAGGGCTGCCACATCGACAGCAGGTTTGGGGGCTGGGGTAGAAATCAGCGTGGAGAGAGCTGTGGGAAGTTCTCGTCCATGTCTGGATAGGAAAGGCTGGGGTCCGGCTGCAGCGGGCTGAGCTGATGGAGAGACATAAGAGAGAGAGTCCCGGAACAGGTGGCCTGAGGCAGGGCAAACCGCGGGAGGAGGGTATTGTGAGCTCTTTTGGGGTGTTTGGATCAGAGGGGCCTAGAGACACGTGGGAGAGGGTGCCAGTGGCCAGTGGCCCTCAGAGTGGCCTGGATGGATGTGCGTGGCCTTACCTGTCCACTCCCGGCCTGCACCCGCTGCTTGCCTCAGCTGTCCCCTCCCCCGGCTGCTGCCTGCCTGTGTCCAGCAGGAACCCTGTGGTCGGTCAGTACAGCCGCCCTTGCTTCCTCAATGCCGTCAATGCCTGCCCCGGGGAAGCCTAGCTCTTGGTGATCTCTGCCCCCATCCACACACCATGCAGTCGTACATGACTGGAAAAAAACCCACCACCACATACCCACGGCCCGCGTGGCCTCGAACTTGGGCAAACCTATACCCCCAGCCTTGCTCTGTTGTCCTTTCTTCAAGAGAACGCTCACTGTGGGCTAGCTGCAGCTTACTAATTTACTATGTTTTGTGTCTGTCTCTTCTCATCTGAACGGATGGGTTCCACATGGGCTTACCTGTGTTAACCAGTGCCGCTGGGTTACCTTTCAGTTTTGTCTTTGTGTTGTGAAGCAAGGttttatattttcataatatTAGCATTTTCTACTTTTCCTTTTCGGGTTCTGGCTTTGGAGTTATGCTAAAAAAGGTCTTAACCAAATCATTCAAAGGTGGATTTACTTCTCGTGGCGTCAGTTTGGGATTTGTTAGCAGTAATGGTCGGGGGCGGCGGCACGGCAACAGCATGCAGAGGGGTCAGTGGCTCTCACCCTGGTGGTTCACCGGCAGGTCCCCCAGCAGGTGGGGGTGCCCTTGGCACCCAGTGAGCCCGGGGCCATCACAATCTCTGCCCGAGGCTGCCTGCCCTGCCCCCAGGAGACCAGCCTGGCGGCCCCTCTGCTGACCCCCGTGTGCTTGTCCCAGACACCCTGCGGGTGCAGGAGGATGAAGACAACAGCGCCGTTGTGCACAGCACCCGGGACGCGCTCAAGCTCATCCAGAACAAGTTCCTGCCGTCCGTGTGCTCCTGGGTGCAGGTGAGGTGCTGCAGAGGTGCCTGGCCCAGCAGGgcacctgggcttcagctctggggGCTCCTGCATCGGGCCCTGGGGGCCCTGGCCATGAGCCAGGCTCAGCGGGTGTGCTGGCGATGAGGATTTAGGCAGCAGGGAGCTTGTGAGGATTTAAGGCAGTGAGCAGAGAAAGCAAGCGAGGACTCACGCCCTCAGAGGCAACCATGGGGATGGGAGCAGGCGACTGAACCCCAAACTCTCTGCCCGTGAGCCCAGAAGACTCCCTCCGCTAGGACCCTCAGCCCTTCTGTTCTCTCTGTCCCAGGTGTGTTCAGAGAGAATGCCCTGTCCTCATAGGGTAGAGAGATGAAGGCCGCGAGACCGGCAGGGTGGGCCGCGGACGCCTTTGTGGGCAGCAGTAATCCATCCCCTTATTTCGCAGCTGTTCACCCGCGCAGGGATTCACGACCAACGGCTGAAGTGTGCCATTGATCTTAAGACGGAGCTGGAAGTCACTGTGAGGAAGTATGAGGAGCTTAACATCAAGCCTCAGGAAGGATCCAGAAGGCTGGTGAGTGCACGGTGGCCAGGCAGGGTGGTGGGGAGTGCTGAAGGGCACCATCCTGCCTTTCTCAATCTGCCTCTGCGTGACCCCTCTGGGGCCCAGTCTCAGCTATCCTCAGCAAGCCGGTGTTGCCTAGGGGGCTGGACAATCTCCAGATCCTTCTTCTCTTGGCGTGGATGTCCCGAAACAGATGCTCCAGCCTTGTGAACAGAGGCAGCAGAGGGTCTTCCTCCCTGGTCAGCGGAGGCTGTGGCAGGGTTCTAGGCAGCAGGGGTGTGGGCAGGCAAGTGTCAGGGAGCAGGTAGAAGGTTCTAGTTGGAGACGGGTCCAAGGGTGTTCCTGCAGCTCCGAGCTGACCAGGGAGGCCATGGGGCAAGCCTGGGTACTGGACACTGCCCACAGCCACCCCGAGCCCTGCTTAGCCCGTCTGACCTGGTCCTCAGGGATGACTTCCTGGGAGCAGAGCCATTGCCACGATGGTGATAACATCCCAGGGCCCCATCATTGGATTGTGGCCGAGGACAGGAGGTGCTAAGTGCTTTGCTCTCCAAGGGAGCCTCCGAGGAGCCACAAAGGGTCAGGCTGGACTGCTGTCTCCGGCTTACTAAGAGGGTAGCACCCGCCCCTGGCTGCACTGCCGACTGGAGCTGAGCATTGGCCAGGCCGCAGCGAACCTCAAGACCCCTGTCCCTTTAGCGGTAGAGACTGTTTGCTGGGGTGTTTCGAGCCTTCAGGCCTTGAAGGAACCATGGCGGTATATGGGGGAGAGGTGGTCCTTGGGGGCTCAGAAGGAGACCCCGAAGTGGAGGCTGTGCCTCCATGGGCATGGACCATGGAGTCGGAGCCATAGCAGGAGCCGCTGGACAGGGATGGGGCGTGGGTGTCTCTGTCTCGGGGCACTAGATGACAGAGGAGAGGGAGAAACTGACACTGCTCCAGGGACACCACGCACACCCCAATGTGGTGACCCCATAGCCGTGGAGATCATCCGCATCAAGACGTGCTGGGCTGGCTGGTGCAAGGAGGCCGAGGGCTCCCCCTGGCAGGTGGGGCCAAGCAGACCCCGTCCCACAAGCCCGTTCTGGGGACCTGAGGAGACGTGAGCTGGAGAAGGGTATCTGGATGGAGAGTGGGGGCTTCTCCACGGGACACCCTCAGGGGCTGCTGTCAAGGAAGGGAACTAGTTTAGGTCCACTCCACAGGGTGACCCCCAGAAACCACCCATCACAGCAGACGTGGGAGTGACATTTACATGCTCGGCGCAGGTGCGTGTAATGTCCCGTCCTCCGCCTCTGCTGATCTCTGGCTCCAGCCTAGACCCTGGAAAACGGACTCAGAGATCTAGCCACTCCCTGGAACACCAGCCCCAAGCCCAGCTGTCGCCTTGGAGCTACACGGCTGGCTTCACGTTCACGCTGTGGCCGTGGTAGGGGCCGTGCAGCTGGTGGCCAGGACCACGGCTGGAGAAGATGTGGAGCCCAGAGCGAGAGACAAGAAAAGGTTTTTAAGCTCGCTCCACATTTTCAAAGGAAGCTTTGGTATGAAAAGAAAGCTATATTCCTTGCTGAGGAAAAGATCAAGTTCAAAGCCCCTCAGAACACCCCGGACCTTGGCTCTAGGGTGGCTGACACTCTCCATAGAGCAGGGTGGTCCAGCCGATGTGGTTACTGCC encodes:
- the UVSSA gene encoding UV-stimulated scaffold protein A isoform X3, whose translation is MMNCKVLGCDLASLHYMFLDMDQKLPKLVEELTTSGEPQLNPEKMKELKKICKSSEEQLCHAYHLLMSQLNQEHAEIRLSAFQVVDALFARSHQFRVLVVSNFQEFLELTLGTDHEQPLPPPREVAQKLRRAAIQAVERWNEKYGEAYKKLALGYHFLRHNKQVDFQDVNARTLAERKREEEKQKRLDNIYKERAKQAEREMEELSEEIRSCLTEVENCFQLLVPFDLATGPGATCPVVAPRVAAEDAPPSSSLGPAPPGPQDEEQPCCSRALPAFPRCLEAISRGEAEAAPGDLSEEEHEDHLEEFIRSHGLGSHKYTLDLELCSDTLRVQEDEDNSAVVHSTRDALKLIQNKFLPSVCSWVQLFTRAGIHDQRLKCAIDLKTELEVTVRKYEELNIKPQEGSRRLTAALGDGSEDEDEFVEVPEKEGYEPHIPDHLRAEYGLDPAAPAQTLEKDPLGGSSAHGLHARTRMRRAEEASDPTSAAAQLRLLQAQLPPPSPTSSSRVLLGPDEAQKLAAERARAPVVPFGVDLCYWGQEQSAAGKILKPVSPEHHLPAPHHVQPLLSAHCHHRWRPCSQEP